A portion of the Salinigranum marinum genome contains these proteins:
- a CDS encoding C-terminal binding protein — protein sequence MTETRRVVMLDPDWFGDVEVERARFRRLLGEDVVVDAVDCPDEEIPEAIGPADVLLSHDTGVSADSMDATGCSVIARYATGVDGIDVDAATSRGIRVTRVPTYCNDEVATHAVSLALAFVRGLPVYDDAVADGRWEWSDAAPLQAVSDTTFGLLAFGNKGRATGEKATALGFDVCAYDPGVADAEIESAGVRAVGFETLLAEADVLSIHTPLTPETANLIDAAAIDRLDDDAVLVNTARGHVVDEDALLDALEADRLRGAGLDVLRSEPPEAENPLLGRDDVVVTPHAAWYSTRTADALRHRGTDIAVAAYEGEAVDGLVNPDALRR from the coding sequence ATGACCGAGACGCGACGGGTAGTGATGCTCGATCCGGACTGGTTCGGGGACGTCGAGGTGGAACGCGCGCGGTTCAGGCGGCTGCTCGGGGAGGACGTCGTCGTCGACGCGGTGGACTGTCCCGACGAGGAGATCCCCGAGGCGATCGGGCCGGCCGACGTCCTCCTCTCACACGACACGGGGGTGTCGGCCGACAGCATGGACGCGACCGGCTGTTCGGTGATCGCACGCTACGCAACCGGCGTCGACGGGATCGACGTCGACGCCGCGACCAGCCGAGGAATCCGCGTGACGCGAGTCCCGACGTACTGTAACGACGAGGTCGCGACGCACGCGGTCTCGCTCGCACTCGCGTTCGTTCGCGGGCTCCCGGTGTACGACGACGCCGTCGCCGACGGTCGGTGGGAGTGGTCGGACGCCGCCCCCCTGCAGGCGGTCTCTGACACCACGTTCGGGCTCCTCGCGTTCGGAAACAAAGGGCGTGCAACCGGGGAGAAAGCGACTGCGCTCGGCTTCGACGTCTGTGCGTACGACCCCGGCGTCGCGGATGCGGAGATCGAGTCGGCGGGCGTCCGCGCCGTCGGGTTCGAGACCCTGCTCGCCGAGGCGGACGTCCTCTCGATCCACACACCGCTGACGCCGGAGACGGCGAACCTGATCGACGCGGCGGCGATCGACCGGCTCGACGACGACGCAGTGCTGGTGAACACGGCCCGTGGCCACGTGGTGGACGAGGACGCGCTGCTCGACGCGCTCGAAGCGGACCGACTCCGCGGTGCCGGCCTCGACGTGCTTCGCAGCGAACCACCCGAAGCGGAGAACCCGCTTCTCGGCCGGGACGACGTCGTCGTCACTCCGCACGCCGCCTGGTACTCGACGCGAACCGCCGACGCGCTCCGACACCGCGGCACGGACATCGCCGTCGCCGCGTACGAGGGGGAGGCCGTCGACGGCCTCGTCAATCCCGACGCGCTGCGTCGGTGA
- a CDS encoding pyridoxal phosphate-dependent aminotransferase translates to MNTGPEISGVASRMPQSGIREVFDAARSYADLADLSIGEPDFATPEPIATAVSEAIGTGVSRYTATVGKPSLRRALAEKLAAENGIDADPESEVAVTPGAMGALFTAVHVLCDPGEEVLVPGPYWPNYHGHVASAGARLVTVPTDTDFLPTPERLADAVTEDTTAVILNTPANPTGAVIDPERVRSLGEVAAEHGLWVIADETYEHLVYDGATHHSLASDGARFEHTVTVHSFSKSYAMTGWRVGCVSAPARVLDAMSTLQEHTISSVAEPAQVAATAALENRHVVEEIHRTFAARRDLILDRLAAIDGVEPGRPRGAFYVFADVSAITPDSRAFVDRLMEEAGVAAVPGSVFGDGGDGHVRFSYATDTETIETAMDRLERLLGPA, encoded by the coding sequence ATGAATACGGGACCCGAAATCTCGGGAGTCGCGAGCCGGATGCCGCAGTCGGGGATCCGCGAGGTGTTCGACGCGGCGCGATCGTACGCCGACCTGGCCGATCTGAGCATCGGCGAACCGGACTTCGCGACGCCCGAGCCGATCGCCACCGCCGTCTCGGAGGCGATCGGGACCGGCGTGAGTCGGTACACCGCGACCGTGGGCAAGCCGAGCCTGCGCCGCGCACTCGCCGAGAAGCTCGCTGCCGAGAACGGGATCGACGCCGACCCCGAGTCCGAGGTCGCCGTCACACCGGGGGCGATGGGTGCGCTGTTCACCGCGGTGCACGTGCTCTGCGATCCGGGCGAGGAGGTCCTCGTCCCCGGACCGTACTGGCCGAACTACCACGGCCACGTCGCGAGTGCGGGCGCGCGTCTCGTGACGGTCCCGACCGACACCGACTTCCTCCCGACTCCCGAGCGCCTCGCCGACGCGGTGACCGAGGACACCACCGCGGTGATCCTGAACACCCCGGCGAACCCGACCGGTGCCGTCATCGACCCGGAGCGAGTGCGGAGCCTCGGCGAGGTCGCGGCCGAACACGGCCTGTGGGTCATCGCGGACGAGACCTACGAACACCTCGTCTACGACGGGGCGACACACCACTCGCTGGCGAGCGACGGCGCTCGCTTCGAACACACCGTGACGGTGCACAGCTTCTCCAAGTCCTACGCCATGACCGGCTGGCGGGTCGGCTGTGTGAGTGCGCCCGCGCGCGTCCTCGACGCGATGAGCACCCTGCAGGAACACACTATCTCCTCGGTGGCCGAGCCCGCGCAGGTCGCGGCGACCGCGGCGCTCGAGAACCGTCACGTCGTCGAGGAGATCCACCGGACGTTCGCGGCCCGTCGCGACCTGATTCTCGATCGACTCGCGGCGATCGACGGCGTCGAACCCGGGAGACCCCGGGGCGCGTTCTACGTGTTCGCGGACGTCTCGGCGATCACCCCGGACAGCCGGGCGTTCGTCGACCGCCTCATGGAGGAGGCCGGTGTCGCGGCCGTCCCCGGGTCGGTGTTCGGCGACGGCGGCGACGGACACGTCCGGTTCTCCTACGCGACCGACACGGAGACGATCGAAACCGCGATGGACCGGCTGGAGCGGCTGCTCGGCCCGGCGTGA
- a CDS encoding M20/M25/M40 family metallo-hydrolase, with the protein MGTTDCEVTIEGEADHAGATPMYERSDAFAAAAAFVLDLERAAEERSTASEAAVATAGAASVEPNVRNIVPAAVRLDLDIRDTERAGMDELVKRCERILARLERTRGVDTTLERYRDSEPTRMAERCLTAAARAVETRGVDAVRLYSAAMHDTANVAAATDAVLLFAPSVEGISHSPREWTDWADCAAATGVLGETVRSLASR; encoded by the coding sequence ATGGGAACTACCGACTGTGAGGTGACGATCGAGGGAGAAGCCGACCACGCCGGGGCGACGCCGATGTACGAGCGGTCGGACGCGTTCGCGGCCGCCGCGGCCTTCGTGCTCGATCTCGAACGGGCCGCCGAGGAGCGTTCGACGGCCAGCGAAGCGGCCGTCGCGACCGCCGGTGCGGCCAGCGTCGAGCCGAACGTGCGGAACATCGTCCCCGCCGCGGTGCGGCTCGACCTCGACATCCGGGACACCGAACGCGCGGGCATGGACGAACTCGTCAAACGGTGCGAGCGGATCCTCGCGCGGCTCGAACGGACGCGCGGCGTCGACACCACGCTCGAACGGTACCGCGACAGCGAGCCGACGCGGATGGCCGAGCGGTGTCTGACGGCCGCGGCTCGCGCGGTGGAGACGCGTGGGGTCGACGCGGTGCGGCTGTACTCGGCAGCGATGCACGACACGGCGAACGTCGCGGCGGCGACCGACGCCGTACTGCTGTTCGCTCCCTCGGTGGAGGGGATCTCGCACTCGCCGCGGGAGTGGACGGACTGGGCCGACTGTGCGGCCGCAACGGGCGTCCTCGGCGAGACCGTTCGGTCCCTGGCGTCGCGGTGA
- the hutH gene encoding histidine ammonia-lyase produces the protein MPEVVEIDGETLTPEQIEAVARDGAAVTVPESVRRSVRESRDRIETILETDEPVYGVNTGFGELVQERIPEARIGAVQRNLVRSHAAGAGEELPKSVVRAMMTARVNTLVKGYSGVRECVVDLLVQLLNQGVHPVVRSKGSLGASGDLAPLAHMTLVLIGEGEATVDGDRMDGAAALERVDLDPLVLGAKEGLALINGTQLTTCLGALVVLDAERAVRAADVAGAMTTEVTMSTTASSHPRINDVRPHQGHREAADNVRALTADSEIVQSHRNCDRVQDAYSIRCLPQVHGAVRDAVRHLRNVVTVELNSATDNPLIFDADRVDPRASGTDDAAVLSGGNFHGEPLALPLDYVTSAIAELASISERRLDRLLNPNVQAEHLPPFLTADAGVQSGYMITQYVAADLVSTNRAEGRPSMDNVPVSGNQEDHVSMSAQSALRAADAVERTLRVVASELVCATQAIDFVDPAYTPGSGTKAAYDCVRDSVPYLDDDRPVHADVDAATDLIVSDLLFERVEAATDEPLQ, from the coding sequence ATGCCTGAGGTCGTGGAGATCGACGGGGAAACACTCACGCCGGAGCAGATCGAGGCCGTCGCCCGGGACGGAGCAGCCGTCACGGTCCCCGAGTCGGTGCGGCGGAGTGTGCGCGAGTCGCGCGACCGGATCGAGACGATCCTGGAGACGGACGAGCCGGTGTACGGCGTCAACACGGGGTTCGGCGAACTCGTCCAAGAGCGAATCCCGGAAGCCCGGATCGGGGCCGTCCAGCGGAACCTCGTCCGGAGCCACGCCGCCGGGGCCGGCGAGGAGCTACCGAAGAGCGTCGTCCGCGCGATGATGACCGCCCGGGTCAACACCCTCGTGAAGGGCTACTCGGGCGTCCGCGAGTGCGTCGTCGACCTGCTCGTGCAACTGCTCAACCAGGGAGTCCATCCGGTCGTCCGCTCGAAGGGCAGTCTCGGAGCCAGTGGTGATCTGGCCCCACTCGCGCACATGACGCTCGTGCTCATCGGGGAGGGGGAAGCGACCGTCGACGGAGACCGAATGGATGGGGCGGCGGCCCTCGAACGGGTCGATCTCGACCCGCTCGTCCTCGGCGCGAAGGAGGGCCTCGCGCTCATCAACGGGACACAGCTCACGACGTGTCTGGGGGCGCTGGTGGTCCTCGACGCGGAGCGCGCCGTCCGCGCGGCCGACGTCGCAGGGGCGATGACGACCGAGGTGACGATGAGCACGACCGCGTCGTCCCACCCCCGCATCAACGACGTTCGACCGCATCAGGGCCACCGCGAGGCGGCCGACAACGTCCGCGCGCTCACCGCCGACTCCGAGATCGTCCAGTCACACAGGAACTGTGACCGGGTACAGGACGCGTACTCCATCCGCTGTCTCCCGCAAGTCCACGGCGCGGTCCGCGACGCGGTGCGTCACCTCCGGAACGTCGTCACGGTCGAGCTGAACAGCGCGACCGACAACCCGCTGATCTTCGATGCCGACCGCGTCGACCCACGGGCGAGCGGGACGGACGACGCGGCGGTGCTCTCGGGTGGGAACTTCCACGGGGAGCCGCTGGCCCTCCCGCTCGACTACGTCACGAGCGCGATCGCCGAACTCGCGTCGATCAGTGAACGCCGGCTCGACCGCCTCCTCAATCCGAACGTACAGGCCGAACACCTCCCCCCGTTTCTCACCGCCGACGCGGGCGTCCAGTCCGGCTACATGATCACACAGTACGTCGCTGCCGATCTCGTGAGTACGAACCGCGCGGAGGGACGACCGTCGATGGACAACGTCCCCGTGAGCGGGAACCAGGAGGACCACGTCAGCATGAGCGCACAGAGCGCCCTGCGTGCCGCCGACGCCGTCGAGCGGACGCTCCGCGTCGTCGCGTCCGAACTCGTGTGTGCGACACAGGCGATCGACTTCGTCGACCCCGCGTACACGCCGGGGTCGGGAACGAAAGCCGCGTACGACTGCGTGCGCGACTCCGTCCCGTACCTCGACGACGACCGCCCGGTCCACGCCGACGTCGACGCGGCCACCGATCTGATCGTCTCCGATCTCCTGTTCGAGCGGGTCGAGGCCGCCACGGACGAGCCGCTCCAGTGA
- a CDS encoding helix-turn-helix domain-containing protein, which produces MYEATFRIDHTSPYADASMGDDVHVEMWCNQYCDLVYLRGADIDVPIETFRDTIGIRDIVHKDDEAVLITDTCLLDFRDDLLEGYLQPHHCLSLPPLTYTDGSLLARVLALTEEQLSSVYHDISDDHRVTVEAKREINAVASDVPLLMLDSALPSLSDGQKRALSLAVSAGYYEIPRGATTGEIADEMGVSRRTFEEHLRRGENKIIKNLLEYLLV; this is translated from the coding sequence ATGTACGAAGCGACGTTCAGGATCGATCACACGAGCCCGTACGCAGACGCCTCGATGGGTGACGACGTTCACGTGGAGATGTGGTGCAACCAGTACTGTGATCTCGTCTACCTGCGTGGTGCCGACATCGACGTCCCGATCGAGACGTTCCGCGACACGATCGGGATCCGCGACATCGTCCACAAGGACGACGAGGCCGTCCTGATCACCGACACCTGCCTGCTCGATTTCCGCGACGACCTCCTCGAAGGGTATCTGCAGCCCCACCACTGCCTCTCGCTCCCGCCGCTGACGTACACGGACGGCTCGCTCCTCGCTCGGGTGCTCGCCCTCACCGAGGAGCAACTCTCCAGCGTCTACCACGACATCAGCGACGACCACCGCGTGACGGTCGAGGCCAAACGCGAGATCAACGCGGTCGCCTCCGACGTGCCCCTCCTCATGCTGGACTCCGCACTCCCCTCTCTCTCGGACGGACAGAAACGCGCGCTCTCGCTGGCCGTCTCGGCGGGCTACTACGAGATCCCGCGCGGCGCGACGACCGGTGAGATCGCCGACGAGATGGGGGTCTCCCGACGAACGTTCGAGGAGCATCTCCGACGCGGAGAGAACAAAATTATCAAGAACCTCTTGGAATACCTGCTCGTATGA
- the hutU gene encoding urocanate hydratase: MFTHPRDEAPSERWQSLDGAPEGTELNTKGWRQEAAYRLLNNNLDPDVGEEPESLVVYGGTGRAARSWDAYDALTDELQALGDDETLLVQSGKPVGRFRTHERAPRVLIANSNLVGKWDDWDHFHELEGEGLMMYGQMTAGSWAYIGTQGIVQGTYETMAECANQHFDGTLKGRIVVTAGLGGMGGAQPLAVTMNGGVCIAAEVDESRIERRLETGYCRERIDDLDDAIRAAEDAAAAGDAHSIAVQMNAAALFEALLDRGFVPDVVTDQTSAHDAFEGYYPRGYTVDEADDYRAEDPDGYRTACLETMERHVDGILELQARGSVVFEYGNNIRGQVADFRDPDDPWPLTGTPGEERDAFDFPGFVPAYIRPMFCRGKGPFRWLALSGDEADIYRTDEAIKELFPEKDRLVRWIELAREQVEFQGLPARVCWLGYETSEPPEASRTEGGKTADEDGLTERARFALRINDLVDEGEISAPIVVTRDHLDAGSVASPNRETEAMRDGSDAVADWPILNALVNCAAGADIVSVHGGGGVGIGNSLHTNNHVVLDGTDRAAETAKRVFTTDPGMGVIRHADAGYEEAIDEADRSDVHVPMRARERER; this comes from the coding sequence ATGTTCACTCACCCACGCGACGAGGCACCGAGCGAGCGGTGGCAGTCACTCGACGGTGCCCCGGAGGGAACCGAACTGAACACGAAAGGGTGGCGGCAGGAGGCCGCGTACCGACTGTTGAACAACAACCTCGACCCCGACGTGGGAGAGGAGCCGGAGAGCCTCGTGGTCTACGGAGGGACGGGGCGGGCGGCGCGGAGCTGGGACGCGTACGACGCGCTCACCGACGAACTGCAGGCCCTCGGCGACGACGAGACCCTCCTGGTCCAGAGCGGGAAACCCGTCGGGCGTTTCCGGACACACGAGCGAGCCCCCCGGGTCCTCATCGCGAACTCGAACCTCGTCGGGAAGTGGGACGACTGGGATCACTTCCACGAGTTAGAGGGGGAAGGCCTGATGATGTACGGGCAGATGACTGCCGGGTCGTGGGCGTACATCGGGACGCAAGGCATCGTCCAGGGGACGTACGAAACGATGGCCGAGTGCGCCAATCAGCACTTCGACGGGACGCTCAAGGGGCGGATCGTCGTCACGGCCGGCCTGGGTGGGATGGGCGGTGCACAGCCGCTCGCCGTGACGATGAACGGCGGCGTGTGCATCGCTGCCGAGGTCGACGAGTCCCGCATCGAGCGGCGGCTCGAGACGGGGTACTGTCGAGAGCGGATCGACGACCTCGACGACGCGATTCGAGCGGCCGAGGACGCTGCCGCGGCGGGCGACGCGCACAGTATCGCCGTCCAGATGAACGCCGCGGCGCTGTTCGAGGCGCTGCTCGACCGCGGGTTCGTCCCCGACGTCGTCACTGACCAGACGTCGGCACACGACGCGTTCGAGGGGTACTACCCACGCGGGTACACGGTCGACGAAGCGGACGACTACCGGGCCGAGGACCCCGACGGCTACCGCACCGCGTGTCTCGAGACGATGGAGCGCCACGTCGACGGCATCCTCGAGTTGCAGGCGCGCGGGTCGGTCGTCTTCGAGTACGGAAACAACATCCGCGGCCAGGTCGCCGACTTCCGTGACCCCGACGACCCGTGGCCGCTCACCGGAACGCCCGGCGAGGAGCGCGACGCGTTCGACTTCCCCGGCTTCGTCCCCGCATACATCCGCCCCATGTTCTGCCGGGGGAAGGGACCGTTCCGATGGCTCGCACTCTCCGGCGACGAGGCCGACATCTACCGGACCGACGAGGCGATCAAGGAGCTGTTCCCCGAGAAGGACCGGCTCGTCCGCTGGATCGAACTCGCCCGAGAGCAGGTCGAGTTTCAGGGCCTCCCCGCGCGCGTCTGCTGGCTCGGCTACGAGACGAGCGAACCGCCGGAGGCGTCTCGAACAGAGGGCGGGAAGACCGCCGACGAGGACGGGCTCACCGAACGGGCACGGTTCGCCCTGCGGATCAACGACCTCGTCGACGAGGGGGAGATCTCCGCACCGATCGTCGTCACTCGCGACCACCTCGACGCGGGCTCGGTCGCGTCGCCGAACCGTGAGACTGAGGCGATGCGTGACGGGTCGGACGCGGTCGCGGACTGGCCGATCCTCAACGCACTGGTGAACTGTGCAGCCGGTGCCGACATCGTCAGTGTCCACGGCGGCGGCGGCGTCGGGATCGGAAACTCCCTTCACACGAACAACCACGTGGTGCTCGACGGGACCGACCGGGCGGCCGAGACCGCGAAACGCGTCTTCACGACGGATCCCGGAATGGGGGTCATCCGGCACGCGGACGCCGGCTACGAGGAGGCCATCGACGAGGCCGACCGCTCGGACGTGCACGTTCCGATGCGTGCGCGGGAGCGGGAGCGGTGA
- a CDS encoding glycerol dehydrogenase, translating to MTRVFRSPSAYVQGREILETVGEHIDADVDVDVDGDGDGGQAVVIADETVLEIAADPLEAGLEASGFAVDRITFGGGCTHEEIDRLGRHATGADVVVGVGGGRALDVAKAVRSDVDARLITVPTIASTDAPTSSLSVVYTEHGEFDEFRFHGTNPDLVLVDTAVIARAPVRHFRSGIADAIATWYEADTAYRAAAENIFEGRPTRTAHAIARTCHRTIREHGRGAIAAVERDGVTESVEAVVEANTLMSGIGFESGGLAAAHSVHDGLTRVAATHDATHGEKVNLGTLTQLVLEGRETSEIIELIDFSLELGLPVSLSDVGLDDPTDERLRTIAEATCEPFETIHNEPFDVTPAAVRDALLTVDELSQRRRTDDPS from the coding sequence GTGACGCGCGTCTTCAGATCACCGAGCGCGTACGTCCAGGGGAGGGAAATCTTGGAGACGGTCGGGGAACACATCGATGCGGATGTCGACGTCGATGTCGACGGGGACGGCGACGGCGGTCAGGCCGTGGTGATCGCCGACGAAACCGTACTCGAGATCGCCGCTGACCCGCTCGAGGCGGGGCTCGAAGCGAGCGGGTTCGCCGTCGACCGCATCACGTTCGGGGGTGGCTGTACGCACGAGGAGATCGACCGTCTCGGCCGACACGCCACGGGTGCCGACGTCGTCGTCGGGGTCGGCGGTGGGCGGGCGCTCGACGTCGCGAAGGCGGTCCGGAGCGACGTCGACGCCCGGTTGATCACCGTGCCGACCATCGCCTCGACGGACGCACCGACGAGTAGCCTCTCGGTGGTGTACACCGAGCACGGCGAGTTCGACGAGTTCCGTTTCCACGGGACGAACCCCGACCTCGTGCTGGTCGACACCGCCGTCATCGCCCGCGCGCCGGTCCGGCACTTCCGGTCGGGGATCGCCGACGCGATCGCGACGTGGTACGAGGCCGACACCGCGTACCGCGCGGCTGCCGAGAACATCTTCGAGGGACGACCGACCCGGACGGCACACGCGATCGCGCGGACGTGCCACCGGACGATCCGTGAGCACGGGCGCGGCGCGATCGCGGCCGTCGAACGGGACGGAGTCACGGAGAGCGTCGAGGCCGTCGTGGAGGCCAACACGCTCATGAGCGGCATCGGGTTCGAGAGCGGCGGGTTGGCCGCCGCTCACTCCGTCCACGACGGGCTCACACGGGTAGCGGCGACCCACGACGCGACACACGGCGAGAAAGTGAACCTCGGCACGCTCACCCAGCTGGTTCTGGAGGGCCGCGAGACGTCGGAGATCATCGAGTTGATCGACTTCTCGCTCGAACTCGGACTGCCCGTCTCGCTCTCCGACGTCGGGCTCGACGACCCGACTGACGAGCGACTCCGGACGATCGCCGAGGCGACCTGCGAGCCGTTCGAGACGATCCACAACGAACCGTTCGACGTGACTCCCGCGGCGGTTCGCGACGCGCTGTTGACCGTGGACGAACTCTCCCAGCGACGACGGACCGATGATCCGTCCTGA
- a CDS encoding RidA family protein encodes MTRYAINPAELKDAREIGYNHAIVDGGTFYMAGQVAMDADSTVVGDDIETQARKAYENVGVLLETIGKTYADVAKVTTHIVDPKEHYYDGYKTVYWETFDEPYPCHTVLGHEQLANEAYLVEIEVEVPLTAADVEAIEPDGDVIRAV; translated from the coding sequence ATGACCCGGTATGCGATCAACCCGGCAGAGCTGAAAGACGCCCGCGAGATCGGCTACAACCACGCGATCGTCGACGGTGGCACGTTCTACATGGCGGGGCAAGTCGCGATGGACGCCGACTCGACGGTGGTGGGCGACGACATCGAGACGCAGGCGCGGAAGGCCTACGAGAACGTCGGCGTCCTCCTCGAGACGATCGGAAAGACGTACGCCGACGTCGCGAAGGTCACCACGCACATCGTCGACCCGAAAGAGCACTACTACGACGGCTACAAGACGGTTTACTGGGAGACGTTCGACGAGCCGTACCCCTGCCACACCGTCCTCGGACACGAACAGCTGGCGAACGAGGCGTACCTCGTCGAGATCGAGGTCGAGGTCCCGCTGACGGCGGCGGACGTCGAGGCGATCGAGCCCGACGGTGACGTGATCCGAGCGGTCTGA
- a CDS encoding ABC transporter substrate-binding protein translates to MSRHTDSPVSNDTSSRSRRTFLAAAGAATIAGLAGCTGGSGGGDGSGGGSADGGSGTTTGSANSIPAKPDSLTVRAWGGAWQDNLDEFVAQPFTEETGIDVEFDNSTEEEMQGKIRTAVEQDRKPPVNVNWSLTKTSYRSFQMGLMEPLDTEIVPNVQDLLAASKPQVDEVEWPFVNLYSYTYALTYNTDEISSEPTSWSSWWDDEWDNSIGLYPGGHGMTPLIAKMTETELGPVDQMGPVWDQFNALKPNVGTIGDDSHLTQNLRQGEVSMAVMLPANIVNAQDEGAPVEYTIPEEGARAGRDTMWVPTNQDESAVYWGQKFINTAADVENIGPWSVGLGVAPLHPDSEVPGWMEESIAFPTSEEQFNQMITVPLDVLTEHEASWESRVNEMMQS, encoded by the coding sequence ATGAGTCGACATACCGATTCACCGGTCTCGAACGACACGTCGAGTCGTTCACGTCGGACGTTTCTCGCGGCCGCAGGGGCAGCGACCATCGCCGGGCTCGCCGGCTGTACTGGCGGTTCCGGCGGTGGAGACGGCTCCGGCGGCGGCAGCGCCGACGGCGGGAGCGGGACGACCACGGGGTCGGCGAATTCGATCCCCGCGAAGCCGGACAGTCTCACGGTGCGTGCGTGGGGTGGCGCGTGGCAGGACAACCTAGACGAGTTCGTCGCCCAGCCGTTCACCGAGGAGACCGGCATCGACGTCGAGTTCGACAACTCGACCGAAGAGGAGATGCAGGGCAAGATACGGACCGCCGTCGAGCAGGACCGCAAGCCCCCGGTCAACGTCAACTGGTCGCTCACGAAGACGAGCTACCGGTCCTTCCAGATGGGCCTCATGGAGCCGCTGGACACCGAGATCGTCCCGAACGTCCAGGACCTGCTGGCGGCCAGCAAGCCCCAGGTCGACGAGGTGGAGTGGCCGTTCGTCAACCTCTACTCGTACACGTACGCGCTGACGTACAACACCGACGAGATCTCGTCGGAGCCGACGTCGTGGAGCAGCTGGTGGGACGACGAGTGGGACAACAGCATCGGCCTCTACCCCGGCGGGCACGGCATGACGCCGCTCATCGCGAAGATGACGGAGACGGAACTGGGGCCCGTCGACCAGATGGGTCCCGTCTGGGACCAGTTCAACGCGCTCAAGCCGAACGTCGGGACGATCGGCGACGACTCCCACCTCACGCAGAACCTCCGCCAGGGAGAAGTCTCGATGGCGGTGATGCTCCCTGCGAACATCGTCAACGCGCAGGACGAGGGCGCACCCGTGGAGTACACGATCCCCGAGGAGGGCGCACGGGCGGGCCGAGACACGATGTGGGTCCCCACGAACCAGGACGAAAGCGCGGTGTACTGGGGTCAGAAGTTCATCAACACGGCGGCTGACGTCGAAAACATCGGCCCTTGGTCGGTGGGGCTGGGCGTCGCGCCGCTGCACCCCGACTCGGAGGTCCCGGGCTGGATGGAGGAGTCGATCGCGTTCCCGACCAGCGAAGAGCAGTTCAACCAGATGATTACGGTTCCGTTGGACGTGCTGACCGAACACGAAGCCTCCTGGGAGAGCAGAGTCAACGAGATGATGCAGAGCTAA
- a CDS encoding ABC transporter ATP-binding protein, with product MATEQLNEAVDESSEAVVRIDGVTKEYGTLRAVDDVSIPIEEGEFITILGPSGAGKTTLLHLIAGFERPTAGEIYIDDQPVSNEPPYERDIGLVFQSHALFPHMTVGENIAFPLKMRRQNPGDIDRKVEEVLELVRLPIDYADKPVDELSGGQQQRVAFARAIVYEPTLLLLDEPLSSLDKKLREEMRAELTRIHEETELTIVHVTHNQTEALSMADRIALIRDGRLEQFDSAQDIYAAPETPFAADFIGNTTLLYGTVTDRTGGTATVSIADGTVQVPAAAVGDASDVVVALRAEQVALSGDHDNAYAATIEQVSFEGDQTQYHVHVPAFETTVRLVDQRTDTQVLYERGADVTVGWDVDDVFVYPDDEPDAARD from the coding sequence ATGGCGACTGAACAACTAAACGAAGCCGTAGACGAGTCGAGCGAGGCCGTCGTCCGGATCGACGGCGTCACGAAAGAGTACGGAACGCTCCGCGCCGTCGACGACGTTTCGATCCCCATCGAGGAGGGTGAGTTCATCACGATCTTAGGCCCGAGCGGGGCGGGAAAGACGACGCTCTTGCACCTGATCGCCGGCTTCGAGCGGCCGACGGCCGGCGAGATCTACATCGACGACCAACCGGTGTCCAACGAGCCACCGTACGAGCGCGACATCGGCCTCGTTTTCCAGAGTCACGCGCTCTTCCCGCACATGACCGTCGGGGAGAACATCGCGTTCCCGCTGAAGATGCGGCGACAGAACCCCGGCGACATCGACCGGAAGGTCGAGGAGGTCCTCGAACTCGTCCGCCTGCCGATCGACTACGCCGACAAGCCCGTCGACGAGCTCTCCGGCGGCCAACAACAGCGCGTCGCGTTCGCCCGCGCCATCGTCTACGAGCCGACGCTGCTGCTGCTCGACGAGCCGCTGAGCTCGCTCGACAAGAAGCTCCGCGAGGAGATGCGGGCCGAACTGACGCGCATTCACGAGGAGACCGAACTCACGATCGTCCACGTCACGCACAACCAGACCGAAGCGCTCTCGATGGCCGACCGTATCGCGCTCATCCGCGACGGACGCCTGGAGCAGTTCGACTCCGCACAGGACATCTACGCGGCGCCCGAAACGCCGTTTGCGGCCGACTTCATCGGGAACACGACGCTGCTTTACGGCACCGTGACGGACCGTACCGGCGGGACGGCCACGGTCTCGATCGCCGACGGAACGGTCCAGGTCCCCGCGGCGGCCGTCGGCGACGCCTCGGACGTCGTCGTCGCGCTCCGGGCCGAACAGGTGGCCCTCAGCGGCGACCACGACAACGCGTACGCGGCGACGATCGAACAGGTCTCGTTCGAGGGTGACCAGACGCAGTACCACGTCCACGTCCCCGCGTTCGAGACGACCGTTCGGCTCGTCGACCAGCGGACCGACACGCAGGTCCTCTACGAGCGCGGTGCCGACGTCACCGTCGGCTGGGACGTCGACGACGTGTTCGTCTATCCGGACGACGAGCCCGACGCCGCTCGCGACTGA